The window ATCCTTCCCCTCCAGTTCCTGAGAAAGCTCACATGGGCTCTGCTACAGCTTTAAGTTcacccagaggcagcagcaccttGGCTCAAGGCTCTGCTAAAGCTCTTTAGTCTGTGTTGAGCTGCCCCACTCCTTGCAAATCTTCCTCCCTCTACAACAATGATCCTGACTTCAGTGCTCTGCAATCATACCTAACTGCTCTTAACTAACTCGCTCAGCACCCATCACATCCTCCTGCAGAGACCACTGGTGACAGCCTCACATTCCTGGCACTTCCCAGGCTGTCTTTGCTGTTCCACAGTGACAGAAGCATCCGCCTGTTGTTATCCCACACGAGCAGACCTTCCTACCTGGGCAGAGAAGCCATTGAAGAACGAGTACCAGATGTGGACCAGCGTGAAGGCAAAGTTTTTGTAGAAGAAGTATCTCAGAAACTTGCACATCCTGATGTACGACCAGCGCCCGTGCACCAGCAGCAGCCGCTGCAGGTAGCGGAACTGTCCGAAGGAGTAGTCACTGGACATGACAGCCTGCATCCCCTCCTGGCCACTGATCCCAACTCCAATGTGGGCAGCTGGGTGAAGGACACAAACACCACACACCAGGTTGGAcaaagggacaggagcaggaccGGGGGCACATTTCTACTGTCACCTGGATTCTCTCTCAGTGCTTGTTCTGTCAGAATGCACCTGGGAAATTCACCAAAGAGAACCAAGCGATGGGACGGAGGGAGTAAAGTCCAGAACAAACTGGCCAGGCAGTTTACAAACACCCTTGGCACATAAACCCTATCCTAGATGTTTGTTTCTCACTGGGGTCTCTTGAGAAGCTGTTCAAAGAGTAGCAGGTACAATCTGGGATGGCTAATGCCACCAGGCAAGGGGCAGCCAAGCTGCTGCTTTGGTCTTTATGTTACACTTCTGTAACACACAGCATGAGAACAGATGGGATTCAAGTCCCTGCTCAGGGGATGcatacagaataaaaaattaaaatagatcaggaaaaaaaccactaaCCATTTCCTAAAGTGCTTCCTCAGAAAGGGAAACAGGCACAGAAGGTAAAAGCCCCACGGCAGCAAAGCAGATGGAAGAGTCTTCTGACAGAGAGGGACAGTGGAGAGACTGCAGGAGCAGGCCAGAGGAGATCTGTCCTAGCAAGAGAGCTCGACAGCTGCCTTACTTTTGATCATGTTCACATCATTGGCCCCATCTCCGATGGCCAGGGTGATGGCCTTCTTGTACTTCTTCACCAAATCCACCACCATGGCCTTCTGCTTGGGCGTCACGCGGCAGCAGATCACAGCCCTGCACTCACAGGCCAGATCAACAAagttcttctgctgctgctccttgtaGGCCTCTgcccttctccttttttccgtttgtttcttcttttcttctgctgttctgGGGAATTTCAGtttaagtttctttttcttctttttcttctccagcaggatttcattctgtgaaaaaagtaaaacttaCTAAGTTCCCTTCTGCACCGTTTCCAGTCCTGCTCCAGGCACTAACATCACACCTGAGGTCATTATGCTCCCAGTGTCCATTTCTGGCATTTTAATGAACTGCTCGAGCAGACAAAGGAACGGAATCCTCAGTGAGAGGCACTGTAGCCTGATGgtgccccaaaaccccagacACTCGGGGGAACAGCCTTGGTACATACCAGCCAGGAGCCAGTGATGATTAGAGCCCGATCTCTGCTGCCCTGGAAGAAGGGCTCGTTCATCCTGAGAGAGGAATGTGGACTGGATCCAGCGCTGTTCCTCTGGTTTTCCAGCCTCGTTTGAAGGAGAGCACTGGAAAGAGACGGAGAAACTGTTACAGAAAAGCCAAGGTCAGGCTCAGACTGCAAATCCCAAAAATGAACTCCTCTGTGTTTTCACTTGCCTGGTATCTTCTCCATAGCAGATGGCCGTTTCCTCTGTTAAGAGTTCACAAGAAAATCCAATATTTTCAGCAGTTTCtaccaaaaaaattaagagaGGAAAGTATTTACTGAAAGTTCTGTCACAAGAAATTGTTAGGAGCAGCCAGAAGCAGCTCAAGTGCTCTTAGGTAATTTCTGATTTATGTTTCAGTATGAGAATTGCCTTTCAATGCCGCAGTGCATATGAACAGGATAAAACCCTCCAGTTTTCAGCTCTTTGGTGTAAGCAACCCCACCTTTTTTGTCACCAGTAAGCACCCAGATTTTAATGTCTGCTTTGGAGAGTCTGGAGATAGTTTCTGGAACTCCATCCTGTAGTTTGTCTTCAATAGCTGTTGCACCAAGCAGCTGGAAGGGATTTGAAATACAGGTGGTCAGTAGCATTGAAACAttgaaactttcttttaataacACAATTGAAATGTACTAAAAATGCACAGCTCCTTACAatcaggtttttttctatttcttcataCACTTTGTCCAGAGCTTCATCCCGGTGACTTGTAGCTAAACTGGCCTCCACAAACTTTTTATTCCACACTTCAAATTCATCCTGGCTTATGTCTCTGTAGCACAGGCAGAGTGTCCTGAGAGTTTCATTTGCAAAgaccttaaaaataattaaaaccacACATATCCACAAAAGAAAACTCCTCATTTGCAATCCAAACATGAGGGTAAGAACATAAGCATTTGACAAGTTCGACAAAACAAATCCAACTTTCAGAACTAATTGCAGGTTTCCATTTGTCTTAATAGcttaggaaaaggaaattaataacATTATTGTcagaaataaacaattttttttaaaaaagagcatACAAACTAAAAAAACATACATCGAGTGCCTCTTCTGTGGCTTCTCTCTTTAGATTGCTGGGGTGCAGCCGCTCGTAAATCACCGTATCGGCCCCTTTGCAGTACAGCCTGATATTGCCACCGGTCTCTCTTACTGCAGAGGGAAACAGCACAGGTGGCACCCTCAGATAAAGGAATCATTTCAGATTGGCTTTTTCAGCCTACTGCCACGTCCCAAAGCACAAGATGGCATTCCTTCTTCAGTGGACTCAGaggtgtcccagggctgtcacACAGCTGTTAATTCTCGACGCCAGCTTCCTTTGCACGCCCCTTTTCACCCCTGAAATTCTCCGTGCGCGCTGGCGGCCATCAGCTTACCGATGACAGACATCCTCTTCCTGTCGCTGTTGAAATCCAGGATGGCCAGGACATCGTAGGTCCTCTCGACCCCCATCTCACTGATGGTGATGGTGTTCTGTGTTCGGGAGAGGAAAACGTAGCCGAAGTTCCGGGCGGCCGTCACCAGGGCCCCCTCGTCCGGGGACGCTGCCTGGTAATGGAGCTGACCTGTGGGATTGCAGGCAGGAAATGCTCAGGATccagctgggcactgctgcagctcacacacacacacagagcagtgacTGTGAACCCACCCAGCCCTCACACCTGAATCAGTCCTCAGCCTGCTTCCCCACACAGATTAATGCAAACCCCCATGCCTTCTACCTCAATATCCTAATTTCTCAATCTGGTCATTGAACCACTTCCAAAAAGAACTCCAGAAGACAAATCCTTGGCCAGAGACACCAATACAGTGAGTggaaacaaccccaaaaacattAGGAACAAGAAAGGACAGGACACAGTTGGTTCCATGGAGATTTCACAAAGATGGGAGTAAAGCAATATTAATATTCCATGTTTTAATCGAAACTTCTGACCAGTGATTCACAAATTCAACAGCTGATCTCCCCTCCATttagttttgtttaatttaaaagggCAGCCTAACACTCCTCCCTTAATATATCAGCATTAGGTGCAGATCTCTCCCTTGTAGAACTGAATTTGAATTATTGTTTTCTGctacacaaggaaaacaaaccaaccaaaagcTGCACTCACCATCAGAAGTGTCAGCCATGACTGTGTGACAAATtgcaagcagaaaaaagaaCTTCTGGATTTCTGGCTCCTTTCCAGACTTTATTTGCTCTATCAGATATTGATCATAGAATAAGAACTTTCCATCAGCGTACGTATTCCAGCTGAAATCGACTTGCTGCTTAGAACCCAGGGGAAGAGAGTCTGAGTTAGCCCAGGCGCCGTTGCTGTGTGCCCACCCGCGCCTCTCTGCGCTCTGCCGAGGGAGCGTTCCCGTTCCAGGGATCCAGCTGGGCTCAACCTACCTCTGGGTGGCTCTGGAGCTGCCCCGCTGCGTCCCGGCTGTCTCCTGCAAGGGAAGCACCCGCGGTCAGGGgagcaggcacagcagagctcagcacatCTACAACGTGAACTGCCCTAGCactgcaaggaaaggaaaaggacaaACTGCTGCTCCTGTCTGCTCCTTGACTTTGGCCCCAAAGCCTTCCTAGTGAAAGTAAATTTGTACAAAAAATTGTGCAAATTGccaattttcagtttttctgaaaGCTGAGAAGTTCCTGGTAAAGTTCCTTAATTTCCACTCTGtaagtggggaaaaaacctcaacaatTCAACCCTATGCTTTACCCAATGCCAAGTGTGAATTGTGGAAGTTCAGCTGGAACTAAGAGAACTCGTATGTACCTGATTTCCAACAATTCCTCATCCTCCTTGCACAGGCTTTGCACAACTTACCGTATGTTTGCCCGTTTATGCAACACTTTTTGAAGGTCATGATGTTCTGTGTAAGGGTTCCAGTCTTGTCTGAGAAGATGTACTGGATTTGTCCCAGCTGCTCGTTGAGCGTGGTGGTCCTGGCCTTGGCAGCCGTGTCCTTCTCGGGGTAGTACATCTGCAGGTCCCAGTTGATGAAATAGCTTTGGCCAAAGCGAATCACTTCCACGCTGAATGAAAGAGAGGGAACGTTCTGACTCGCGGCCGCAGCTCGCGCATCCGCGCAGCAACACCTCCTGAGGGATTTCCTACCTCACGTAGAGGGAGATGGGCACCATGGTGTTGAGGACAATGATGTACCCCCAGAAGTTGAGGAAGCCCCGGTAGGCAGGGCTGAAGTCCTGCGCATCGTACAGGTACCAGGAGGAGTTGCCAACCTGCTGCTCCCAGTAGGTGTGCCCGATGGCCAGCCCGGCCGACAGCAGGATGAGGACCACGATGATCTGCAGGGCACACACAGGATTCTCACTCTTCAGAAACACTTGCTCCACtcgaatcccaaatccccttgTTCCAAACAGAATGTGACGGGTATTTGTGGGGAGAAATGGAGCAAATGTTTCCCACAAAGGCACCTTTCACACTTCCTCCTACTCCATCCCAGCTCAGCAGGccagaaaaaagccaaaatatatttattacacacacacaggaagaGGCTGCCTAACTTTGCATTCACTATTCacttaaaatctgaattttaaacaaaaaggcTTACAGTATAAACCATGTAGTTCATGAGGGAGTCaatttttgtccttttaaatCTTGTCTTTCCactatttttcattatttttgtgtcagcacctaaaaataaagagtgaaaaattaaaaaaaaggaaagatagGATAAGCAAACACACATCAGTATTATAGTTTTACCAAAGTGGGATATGAAATACAGTTGGTGTCTGTAAGATGAAGATCCTTTTTCACTCTACAGGTGTGCTCTTAGTGGGGAAATATTACTCACCTGCAAATATGACCATTCCATGGCAGAAATCTGTATTCCTGATCTTACAGCCACGCAACAAAACCTTATCAGCATCCAGGGAATAATTTGAGTTTCTCCAGGATAATGTTCCTGTAAACTTATCCAGTCGATTATTGGGTTCTTCACATTCAACCAGACCTAGAAAATTTGGAGAATGTGTTTAATGTACAAATTAAATCCAAATGCACTGATTTGTACCCACCATGGAAGTAGCTTTACATTTATTGACTTGCAAACAATTTGAGCTACGTTCTAACAGCATTAGGTTAGAGATGTACCCACCATCAAAGTCTGCCAGGGCACTTTCTTCCTGAAGGTGTCTGTGTGTCACCTCTAGAGCCATTTTGAATTTCAAGTTGGTCTCTCTAAGAAGAAAGGATTAAAAGGTGATTTTATTAAAGCCACTGATACAGGAGAGAAGTTTAAGCACAATTAAATTAAGGTAGCActacctctctgggcaacctatactaaagtaaaaaataagtCCATatcctttccctttcttcccatGCCACATTCTCCAACACTTTTGATGTGTCTGCAGTGGACAGTTTTGAGTGATTCTTCAATTGTGGGAATCAGCAGCTGGATACATTTACCCATGTGTGGTTTAACAAGCACATACACattccttgctcttttcctaCTCAGCCCAAATGAACTGCCAGACATCCCTAAGCAGAGCCTCACCCATCCAGTTCAGCTGTCTCCACGTAGCACAGACTGTTCGGTTCTGAGCTGGACAGCAGCAAAATATCAGCCTAGGGAATAAATAAACAGACCTCAAATAAAGCCAGACTCCTCCTGAACTCTCTAGAAACATGAAACAAATGTATCTGAAGCACTTACAggaacaaaagcatttttcttcagaCGAATGATATCACCAACTTTAATATCTTTCCATTTAGTGGCTTTGAACCTAATATCAAGATagtttaataattattattcttTAATCTAGAACACGATGCACTCTATAAATCTTCTAGGACTGAACTTTGCTTAGAACAAAAATGAGCTCTTGGTGCGCTGTGGGTTTGCTTTTCAGAAACTGCAATTTCGTTGAGGGTCTACAGCTCAGAAAGTCAGCCCAGCTCTTTTCTTCCCACTTCACTGAGTTAGGAATTCCTGTCCTTCTCTCCAAAGAGGAGACAAGAGATCTGTTGCTCTTAGCACAGATTTAGTCCcagtgaattaattttaaatcactCCTTtaagcaattctcttccagctTCAATGAGGTTTTCAGGCAGGCAGTGGAGATCAGAGCTGAACCTTTCCTATCACCTACAGCTTCAGATCTGGGGCAAAGCTTAGCAACAGGGCAACGCTCATCACTCACAGAGCTCAGAGGGGAACACACCAACCTTCCATCCTTGATGACATCACATGTCCTGTTATTAACCTCATTGTCCATCCTGTGACGAGCCTGAAAGCGGAGCAAAGAATGAACTCCCTGCTCTGTCACAACAGGAGAAATGAGCTACACTGGGtgggttttgcttttcagtgaaCAGAACGTGGTTCTTACAATGTCATCCGCCAGGTCTTTGACTGCAGTTATTCCCAGCACCAAGAGCAAGGGCACCAGCGTTGTGTACCACGACAGCGTCGTTATTTGAGGAATCGACTACAAAAGACCAATAAAATCAGTTCAGTACAGGATCATCAATCAGAGGTATTTCATAGTCACCTGactagagaaaaaaacaccacatCAGAGACAATTTTAAGTCAGGTTttgaaaatgaacaaaactcTGTGGGAGGAGTTTGGCTGTTACACTGCTTAGGAATCAGCTTCCCCTTCACAATTGCACTGGCTCATATACTGTTGGTGCTTCTGATTTATGAGATGAACTCAAGAGACATCTTTTCctcatgaaattcatgagctcTGCAACGAGTTCATTCTAATTCTGTGCAGCTAGCtcatcccagagctgtgctATAGCTCATCCACATTTATTGCAGTTTCTGCTATGATGGGTTTGGTCTCGGCAGACAGTGCCCCTCAATTCCCTGACAGGACAGCACTGAATTGTGTCATAAATATTACTGAGCTCAGATTCCC is drawn from Poecile atricapillus isolate bPoeAtr1 chromosome W, bPoeAtr1.hap1, whole genome shotgun sequence and contains these coding sequences:
- the LOC131592127 gene encoding phospholipid-transporting ATPase IC-like; amino-acid sequence: MIPERDSETTFEEDSQPNDEVVPYSDDETEDELDARQPGNELGPKQASREAEEIRNPGKKDCSWQVKANDQRFYEQPGFKRTIFLCFKKSKYAGNAIKTYKYNPITFLPLNLFEQFKRAANFYFLVLLILQSIPQITTLSWYTTLVPLLLVLGITAVKDLADDIARHRMDNEVNNRTCDVIKDGRFKATKWKDIKVGDIIRLKKNAFVPADILLLSSSEPNSLCYVETAELDGETNLKFKMALEVTHRHLQEESALADFDGLVECEEPNNRLDKFTGTLSWRNSNYSLDADKVLLRGCKIRNTDFCHGMVIFAGADTKIMKNSGKTRFKRTKIDSLMNYMVYTIIVVLILLSAGLAIGHTYWEQQVGNSSWYLYDAQDFSPAYRGFLNFWGYIIVLNTMVPISLYVSVEVIRFGQSYFINWDLQMYYPEKDTAAKARTTTLNEQLGQIQYIFSDKTGTLTQNIMTFKKCCINGQTYGDSRDAAGQLQSHPEQVDFSWNTYADGKFLFYDQYLIEQIKSGKEPEIQKFFFLLAICHTVMADTSDGQLHYQAASPDEGALVTAARNFGYVFLSRTQNTITISEMGVERTYDVLAILDFNSDRKRMSVIVRETGGNIRLYCKGADTVIYERLHPSNLKREATEEALDVFANETLRTLCLCYRDISQDEFEVWNKKFVEASLATSHRDEALDKVYEEIEKNLILLGATAIEDKLQDGVPETISRLSKADIKIWVLTGDKKETAENIGFSCELLTEETAICYGEDTSALLQTRLENQRNSAGSSPHSSLRMNEPFFQGSRDRALIITGSWLNEILLEKKKKKKKLKLKFPRTAEEKKKQTEKRRRAEAYKEQQQKNFVDLACECRAVICCRVTPKQKAMVVDLVKKYKKAITLAIGDGANDVNMIKTAHIGVGISGQEGMQAVMSSDYSFGQFRYLQRLLLVHGRWSYIRMCKFLRYFFYKNFAFTLVHIWYSFFNGFSAQTAYEDWFITLYNVLYSSLPVLLVGLLDQDVSDKLSLRFPRLYILGQRDLLFNYKKFFLSLLHGAVTSLIIFFIPYGAYLKSMGQDGEAPADYQSFAVTAASSLIFVVNFQIGLDTCYWTFVNAFSVFGSIALYFGITFDLHSAGIHVLFPSGFQFTGTAPNALRQPYLWLTMILSIAICLLPVVAQRFLSMTIWPSESDKIQRNRRKYLLEEQQWKRRQSAFRRGVSARRSAYAFSHQRGYADLIASGRSIRKRRAPLAAVLAGPATGSGDTGS